A stretch of Lactuca sativa cultivar Salinas chromosome 6, Lsat_Salinas_v11, whole genome shotgun sequence DNA encodes these proteins:
- the LOC111886916 gene encoding RING-H2 finger protein ATL29 yields MTTEVATVAPATDPHASPPITIILTIILLVIFFIGFFTIYFCRCFMQNVLYTWNTRHNPPGTQMGGPGSSGPPGLDPHIINTFPTFIYSDVKEFRRETYGLECAICLCEFENDNVLRLLTKCCHVFHQDCIDLWLESHKSCPFCRRGLETPFASPAKSSVSQNSTSMHEIQENELLEDTFTINIRDENERNNNTDTKEDNKKEKHVNIDIDRGEVKRTEKFPRSNSTGHSVTKNSKASEDEDKFTLRLPEHIQAKLIRGHNWTRSCTEFGEFKTRTFASSTGFGEASTSRDVSKV; encoded by the coding sequence ATGACGACGGAGGTTGCAACCGTTGCACCGGCAACAGATCCACATGCATCCCCTCCTATCACCATCATTTTAACCATTATTCTCCTCGTCATTTTCTTTATTGGCTTCTTCACAATATACTTTTGCAGGTGTTTCATGCAAAATGTTCTTTACACATGGAATACCCGTCATAACCCTCCTGGGACACAGATGGGCGGTCCAGGAAGCAGTGGCCCCCCTGGACTCGACCCACATATTATTAATACTTTCCCTACTTTTATCTACTCTGATGTTAAAGAATTTCGGCGTGAAACATATGGGTTAGAATGTGCTATATGTTTATGTGAATTTGAGAACGACAATGTCCTTCGACTTTTAACAAAGTGTTGTCATGTTTTCCATCAAGATTGTATAGATCTTTGGCTTGAGTCACATAAATCATGCCCTTTTTGTCGACGTGGCCTCGAAACACCGTTTGCCTCACCAGCAAAATCTTCGGTGTCACAAAATAGTACATCCATGCATGAGATCCAAGAAAATGAGTTGCTTGAAGACACATTTACTATCAATATTAGGGATGAAAATGAAAGGAACAACAATACGGATACCAAAGAAGACAACAAGAAAGAAAAGCATGTAAATATTGATATTGATCGAGGAGAAGTTAAGAGAACAGAAAAATTTCCAAGAAGCAACTCCACGGGTCATTCGGTTACTAAAAATAGTAAGGCAAGTGAGGACGAAGATAAATTTACATTAAGATTGCCCGAACATATACAGGCAAAACTCATTCGTGGACATAATTGGACACGAAGTTGTAcagagtttggagaattcaaaaCTAGAACTTTCGCTAGTAGTACAGGATTTGGTGAGGCGTCGACATCTAGAGATGTAAGCAAAGTATAA
- the LOC111886875 gene encoding zinc finger CCCH domain-containing protein 56 isoform X2, with protein MDYGRESGNVVQIITGGSRNGGDYWGDQPVWATEDEYGVWDREASIDNTSNSNYDGRQSQTRSGSDTPNKKRNGQGGDAQATSRSKAIGKMFFKTKLCCKFRAGTCPYITNCNFAHSIEELRRPPPNWQEIVAAHEEERAVSSEPREEFQIPSLGSSSFTVDSQRSYKGRHCKKFYTEEGCPYGDNCTFLHDEQSKARESVVISLGPGSGSGYGGAGGGSGGGAVVVVAGGGGGGGGGGGGGGGSVGGGPEAAGSNSMLKPSNWKTRICNKWEQTGYCPFGSKCHFAHGAAEAKNSLSSMDPNNNNNNNNNSNNKQGVISSKTPVESVVAAAGPLDGYHVGVPSQRLPGVIPRTGQRPFQKWKGPDKISRIYGDWIDDIE; from the exons ATGGATTATGGTCGAGAAAGTGGAAACGTTGTCCAGATAATCACCGGAGGGTCAAGAAACGGCGGTGATTATTGGGGGGATCAACCGGTATGGGCAACTGAAGACGAATATGGTGTTTGGGATAGAGAAGCATCCATTGATAACACTTCTAATTCCAATTACGATGGAAGACAATCACAAACAAGATCCGGAAGCGATACACCAAACAAGAAAAGAAACGGTCAAGGAGGTGATGCACAAGCCACAAGTCGCTCAAAAGCAATTggaaaaatgtttttcaaaacaaaattatgtTGCAAATTCAGAGCAGGAACTTGCCCTTACATTACAAACTGTAATTTTGCACATAGCATTGAAGAACTAAGACGACCTCCACCAAATTGGCAAGAAATTGTGGCTGCTCATGAGGAAGAAAGGGCAGTTTCGTCAGAACCAAGAGAAGAATTTCAAATTCCATCACTTGGGTCTTCTAGTTTTACAGTTGATAGTCAAAGATCTTATAAAGGAAGACACTGTAAGAAGTTTTATACCGAAGAAGGGTGTCCTTATGGTGATAACTGCACGTTTCTTCATGATGAGCAATCTAAAGCTCGTGAAAGTGTTGTAATAAGCTTAGGTCCTGGATCTGGTAGTGGGTATGGAGGTGCAGGCGGCGGCAGTGGTGGTGGTGCGGTAGTTGTAGTAgccggtggtggcggtggcggtggcgGCGGCGGCGGCGGCGGCGGCGGTAGTGTTGGTGGTGGACCCGAGGCGGCTGGATCAAACTCCATGTTGAAGCCTTCGAATTGGAAAACAAGAATATGTAACAAGTGGGAACAAACAGGGTATTGCCCATTTGGGAGCAAGTGTCATTTTGCTCATGGTGCTGCag AAGCTAAAAATTCTTTGAGTTCAATGGatccaaataataataataataataataataatagtaataataagcAAGGGGTAATTTCGTCCAAAACACCTGTTGAATCTGTAGTGGCTGCTGCTGGTCCTTTAGATGGTTACCATGTTGGGGTTCCTTCGCAGCGGTTGCCTGGTGTTATTCCGAGGACTGGACAGAGACCTTTTCAAAAGTGGAAGGGCCCCGATAAGATTAGTCGTATCTACGGGGACTGGATTGATGATATTGAATAA
- the LOC111886875 gene encoding zinc finger CCCH domain-containing protein 56 isoform X1 — protein sequence MDYGRESGNVVQIITGGSRNGGDYWGDQPVWATEDEYGVWDREASIDNTSNSNYDGRQSQTRSGSDTPNKKRNGQGGDAQATSRSKAIGKMFFKTKLCCKFRAGTCPYITNCNFAHSIEELRRPPPNWQEIVAAHEEERAVSSEPREEFQIPSLGSSSFTVDSQRSYKGRHCKKFYTEEGCPYGDNCTFLHDEQSKARESVVISLGPGSGSGYGGAGGGSGGGAVVVVAGGGGGGGGGGGGGGGSVGGGPEAAGSNSMLKPSNWKTRICNKWEQTGYCPFGSKCHFAHGAAELHRYGGGLVDIEAKNSLSSMDPNNNNNNNNNSNNKQGVISSKTPVESVVAAAGPLDGYHVGVPSQRLPGVIPRTGQRPFQKWKGPDKISRIYGDWIDDIE from the exons ATGGATTATGGTCGAGAAAGTGGAAACGTTGTCCAGATAATCACCGGAGGGTCAAGAAACGGCGGTGATTATTGGGGGGATCAACCGGTATGGGCAACTGAAGACGAATATGGTGTTTGGGATAGAGAAGCATCCATTGATAACACTTCTAATTCCAATTACGATGGAAGACAATCACAAACAAGATCCGGAAGCGATACACCAAACAAGAAAAGAAACGGTCAAGGAGGTGATGCACAAGCCACAAGTCGCTCAAAAGCAATTggaaaaatgtttttcaaaacaaaattatgtTGCAAATTCAGAGCAGGAACTTGCCCTTACATTACAAACTGTAATTTTGCACATAGCATTGAAGAACTAAGACGACCTCCACCAAATTGGCAAGAAATTGTGGCTGCTCATGAGGAAGAAAGGGCAGTTTCGTCAGAACCAAGAGAAGAATTTCAAATTCCATCACTTGGGTCTTCTAGTTTTACAGTTGATAGTCAAAGATCTTATAAAGGAAGACACTGTAAGAAGTTTTATACCGAAGAAGGGTGTCCTTATGGTGATAACTGCACGTTTCTTCATGATGAGCAATCTAAAGCTCGTGAAAGTGTTGTAATAAGCTTAGGTCCTGGATCTGGTAGTGGGTATGGAGGTGCAGGCGGCGGCAGTGGTGGTGGTGCGGTAGTTGTAGTAgccggtggtggcggtggcggtggcgGCGGCGGCGGCGGCGGCGGCGGTAGTGTTGGTGGTGGACCCGAGGCGGCTGGATCAAACTCCATGTTGAAGCCTTCGAATTGGAAAACAAGAATATGTAACAAGTGGGAACAAACAGGGTATTGCCCATTTGGGAGCAAGTGTCATTTTGCTCATGGTGCTGCag AACTGCATCGATATGGTGGGGGGCTTGTTGATATAGAAGCTAAAAATTCTTTGAGTTCAATGGatccaaataataataataataataataataatagtaataataagcAAGGGGTAATTTCGTCCAAAACACCTGTTGAATCTGTAGTGGCTGCTGCTGGTCCTTTAGATGGTTACCATGTTGGGGTTCCTTCGCAGCGGTTGCCTGGTGTTATTCCGAGGACTGGACAGAGACCTTTTCAAAAGTGGAAGGGCCCCGATAAGATTAGTCGTATCTACGGGGACTGGATTGATGATATTGAATAA